The following are from one region of the Bradyrhizobium sediminis genome:
- a CDS encoding RpiB/LacA/LacB family sugar-phosphate isomerase: MTDEDERARLERIVAIASITGGCPLKEALKVALPDVKWLDLGTNSADSVDYPDFAGKLADAIKAGKAGRGILVCGSGIGISIAANRHAHIRCALAHDVTGERLCRQHNDANVLAMGGRLIGEAVAKECVEVFLSTKFGGGRHQKRVDKLGSC; the protein is encoded by the coding sequence ATGACCGACGAAGACGAGAGGGCGCGTTTAGAACGCATAGTAGCCATTGCCTCGATCACGGGGGGTTGCCCCCTCAAAGAAGCCCTGAAAGTCGCTTTGCCCGATGTGAAGTGGCTGGATTTGGGCACAAATAGCGCCGATTCCGTCGACTATCCCGATTTCGCCGGCAAGCTGGCCGATGCCATCAAGGCCGGCAAGGCCGGACGCGGCATTCTGGTCTGCGGATCGGGCATCGGCATTTCGATCGCCGCCAACCGCCATGCGCATATCCGTTGCGCGCTTGCGCATGATGTCACGGGCGAGCGGCTGTGCCGCCAGCATAATGACGCGAATGTTTTGGCGATGGGCGGACGGTTGATCGGCGAAGCGGTAGCGAAAGAATGCGTCGAAGTGTTCTTGAGCACGAAATTCGGCGGCGGTCGCCATCAAAAGCGCGTCGATAAACTGGGTTCCTGTTAG
- the rpsF gene encoding 30S ribosomal protein S6, producing the protein MPLYEHVFLARQDASTQQVEELTTQMTGIVEGLGGKVVKMENWGVRSLTYRMNKNRKAHFVLLNIDAPSAAVAEVERQERISEDVIRYLTVRVDEHEEGPSAMMRKADRDRDRDDRGGGFRGDREGGFRGDREGGGYRGDRGPRRPREDAEAAVEE; encoded by the coding sequence ATGCCTCTTTATGAGCATGTTTTTCTCGCGCGTCAGGATGCGAGCACCCAGCAGGTCGAAGAACTGACCACCCAGATGACCGGCATCGTCGAAGGTCTCGGCGGCAAGGTCGTGAAGATGGAAAACTGGGGCGTACGCTCCCTCACCTACCGCATGAACAAGAATCGCAAGGCGCACTTCGTGCTCCTTAACATCGACGCTCCCTCGGCGGCGGTCGCCGAAGTCGAGCGCCAGGAGCGGATCAGCGAAGACGTGATCCGCTATCTCACCGTTCGCGTCGACGAGCACGAGGAAGGCCCCTCGGCAATGATGCGCAAGGCCGATCGCGACCGCGATCGCGATGACCGTGGCGGCGGTTTCCGGGGGGACCGCGAAGGCGGCTTCCGGGGCGACCGCGAGGGCGGTGGCTATCGTGGCGATCGTGGTCCGCGCCGTCCGCGCGAAGACGCCGAAGCAGCGGTTGAGGAGTAA
- a CDS encoding DUF2232 domain-containing protein, which yields MIMIVLIAVAAGCASALMFASIVSGALISLLLFYLAPLPLMVAGLGWGPLSATIGGIAAATGLGAIFGLPYCIAFVLTVALPAWWLGHLALLGRPMANGAPSGNGATPVTPALEWYPVGRILLWIAGFAALTTMAALLTLGSDADTITGALKRGLMRILGPRNATSRGEIERWVDALVIIAPAAAAIVAMMTLTINLWLAARITSTSGRLHRPWPDLKSAELPPMTLVALSVAIAFCFTGGLLAIMAQIVSAVLMMAYAITGFAVLHTLTLALKSRALWLSCAYAIVVVFGWPVLAMVALGVADAIFGFRQRYLQGRPPLPAS from the coding sequence ATGATCATGATCGTTCTCATAGCGGTTGCGGCCGGCTGCGCGTCGGCGCTGATGTTCGCCTCGATCGTCTCGGGCGCGCTGATCTCGCTGCTGCTGTTCTATCTGGCGCCGCTGCCGCTGATGGTGGCAGGCCTTGGATGGGGCCCCCTCAGCGCCACCATCGGCGGGATTGCCGCCGCCACCGGGCTCGGCGCGATCTTCGGCCTGCCCTATTGCATCGCCTTTGTCCTCACCGTCGCGCTGCCTGCCTGGTGGCTCGGACACCTCGCGCTGCTGGGCCGGCCCATGGCCAATGGGGCCCCCTCCGGCAACGGCGCAACCCCGGTTACGCCTGCTCTCGAATGGTATCCGGTCGGCCGCATCCTGCTTTGGATCGCGGGCTTTGCCGCACTGACCACAATGGCAGCCCTGCTGACGCTCGGCAGCGACGCCGACACCATCACCGGCGCACTGAAGCGCGGCTTGATGCGCATCCTCGGCCCGCGCAATGCGACGTCACGCGGCGAGATCGAACGATGGGTCGATGCGCTGGTGATCATTGCGCCGGCTGCGGCCGCGATCGTCGCGATGATGACGCTGACGATCAATCTCTGGCTCGCCGCACGAATCACGTCGACGTCGGGACGGCTGCACCGCCCCTGGCCCGATCTGAAAAGCGCCGAACTGCCGCCGATGACGCTGGTGGCGCTGTCGGTCGCGATCGCGTTCTGCTTTACCGGCGGCTTGCTTGCGATCATGGCGCAGATCGTCAGCGCGGTCCTGATGATGGCTTACGCGATCACCGGCTTTGCCGTCCTGCACACGCTGACGCTGGCCTTGAAGAGCCGCGCGCTGTGGCTGAGCTGCGCCTACGCGATCGTCGTGGTGTTCGGCTGGCCGGTTCTGGCGATGGTGGCGCTCGGCGTTGCCGACGCCATCTTCGGATTTCGCCAGCGTTATCTGCAAGGGAGGCCGCCGCTCCCTGCGTCCTGA
- a CDS encoding ISNCY family transposase gives MRFSSLLDRTEAKELTQEAASELLGINVRTFQRWAERFEAEGDDGLVDRRMGRRSPRRAPEEELERMLGLFRDKYADFTVKHFHEQLQKRHGYVLGYTVTKLALHAAGLVQKAPKRSAHRKKRPRRPLRGMLLHQDGSRHVWIEGLPAMDLIVTMDDATSEIYSMLLVEEEGTASTFRALGEVIGERGLFCALYTDRGSHYFYTPKAGAKVSKTQQTQVGRALSHLGIEHIAAYSPQARGRSERVFGTLQGRLPKDLRLAGIRTVEAANAWLKAHYIAEHNAAFAIVAEQQGTAFVADRHEAWREALCVIEERTVANDNTIAWSGRRLQLPESRLRPHFVKAVVRVHGYPDGTVGVFLGPHRLARFAADGQQISPDAPQPGSVLGAVKDKPLRARKCASLTAPARAAVEIARVGAEKRASSQTKKPTRGANLPPISMA, from the coding sequence ATGCGGTTTTCGAGTTTGCTGGATCGGACTGAGGCGAAGGAGCTGACGCAGGAGGCGGCGTCTGAGCTTCTGGGGATCAACGTGCGGACGTTCCAACGTTGGGCGGAACGCTTTGAGGCGGAGGGCGATGACGGGCTGGTCGACCGGCGCATGGGCCGGCGATCACCGAGGCGTGCGCCGGAGGAAGAGCTGGAGCGGATGCTGGGGCTGTTCCGGGACAAGTACGCCGATTTCACGGTGAAGCACTTCCACGAGCAGCTGCAAAAGCGACATGGCTATGTGCTGGGCTACACGGTGACGAAGCTGGCCTTGCATGCTGCGGGCTTGGTGCAGAAGGCGCCGAAGCGTTCGGCGCACCGCAAGAAGCGTCCGCGCCGGCCGCTTCGGGGCATGCTGCTTCACCAGGACGGGTCGCGCCACGTCTGGATCGAAGGTCTGCCGGCGATGGACCTGATCGTCACGATGGACGATGCGACGAGCGAGATCTACTCGATGCTGCTGGTCGAGGAAGAAGGGACGGCGTCGACGTTCCGGGCCTTGGGCGAGGTGATTGGCGAGCGTGGTCTGTTCTGCGCGCTCTACACCGATCGCGGCAGCCATTACTTCTACACCCCGAAGGCCGGCGCGAAGGTCTCGAAGACGCAACAAACCCAGGTGGGACGGGCTTTATCGCATCTTGGGATCGAGCATATCGCGGCCTATTCGCCGCAGGCGCGCGGGCGTTCAGAGCGGGTGTTCGGCACGCTGCAGGGCCGGCTGCCGAAGGATCTGCGGCTCGCCGGGATCAGGACGGTCGAGGCCGCCAATGCGTGGTTGAAGGCGCATTACATCGCCGAGCATAATGCGGCGTTTGCGATCGTGGCCGAACAGCAAGGCACGGCGTTCGTAGCCGACCGGCACGAGGCCTGGCGCGAAGCGCTGTGCGTGATCGAAGAGCGAACCGTCGCCAACGACAACACGATCGCATGGAGCGGCCGGCGGCTGCAGTTGCCGGAGAGCCGGCTCAGGCCCCACTTCGTCAAGGCCGTGGTGCGGGTTCACGGGTATCCCGATGGCACCGTGGGCGTGTTCCTTGGCCCGCACCGATTGGCGAGGTTTGCCGCCGATGGACAGCAGATCAGCCCCGACGCGCCTCAGCCTGGCAGCGTGCTCGGAGCCGTCAAGGACAAGCCCTTACGGGCGCGCAAGTGCGCGTCCTTGACCGCTCCTGCGCGCGCCGCCGTCGAGATAGCGCGGGTCGGGGCGGAGAAACGGGCTTCAAGTCAAACAAAGAAACCAACCCGAGGGGCTAACCTGCCACCAATATCCATGGCATGA
- a CDS encoding SAM-dependent methyltransferase, with protein MDRLLRYFLSQFIRRGSMSFTTASGTKFTCGDGTGEPVSARFLTADAERRILLNPELALGEVYMDGTFVVENGSIADALAILMDQPDILPRNAKLQWWLRYLLRHIRQFNPRGRSRDNVAHHYDLDGRLYALFLDADKQYSCAYFETPDATLDDAQLAKKRHLAAKLLIRPDDRVLDIGSGWGGLGLYLAEMTGASVTGVTLSTEQLHASNARAAEKNLTSSAKFFLEDYRDIPGPFDRIVSVGMFEHVGVDFYETYFRRCAELLTDDGVMVLHSIGRSEGPDATNPWITKYIFPGGYIPALSEVTRAIERSGLLVCDVEILRMHYAETLKAWRERFAARREEAVRLYDERFARMWEFYLACSEMSFRKQNMMNFQIQLTKRQGVVPMTRDYITGEEAKLRGIEPGKRPRLQIAGE; from the coding sequence ATGGACCGCTTGTTGCGTTACTTCCTGAGTCAGTTCATTCGCCGCGGCTCGATGAGCTTCACGACCGCGAGCGGGACGAAATTTACCTGCGGCGACGGCACCGGCGAGCCGGTCTCGGCCCGGTTCCTGACTGCCGACGCCGAGCGCCGGATTCTCCTCAACCCTGAGCTGGCGCTGGGCGAAGTCTACATGGACGGCACATTCGTCGTCGAGAATGGCTCGATTGCGGATGCGCTGGCGATCCTGATGGATCAGCCCGACATATTGCCGCGCAATGCCAAGCTGCAATGGTGGCTGCGTTACCTGCTCAGACACATCAGGCAATTCAATCCGCGCGGCCGGTCCAGGGATAACGTCGCGCACCATTACGATCTCGATGGCCGCCTTTACGCCCTCTTCCTTGATGCCGACAAACAATACAGCTGCGCCTATTTCGAAACACCTGACGCGACGCTCGACGACGCCCAGCTCGCCAAGAAGCGCCATCTCGCCGCCAAGCTGTTGATCCGGCCCGACGACCGCGTGCTCGATATCGGCTCCGGCTGGGGCGGCCTTGGCCTCTATCTGGCCGAAATGACCGGCGCCAGCGTCACCGGCGTGACGCTATCGACCGAGCAATTGCACGCATCGAACGCCCGCGCAGCCGAGAAGAACCTGACGTCATCGGCGAAGTTCTTTCTCGAGGATTATCGCGACATTCCGGGCCCGTTCGACCGCATCGTGTCGGTCGGCATGTTCGAACATGTCGGCGTCGATTTCTACGAGACCTATTTCCGGCGCTGCGCCGAGCTCCTCACCGATGACGGCGTGATGGTGCTGCATTCGATCGGCCGCTCGGAGGGGCCCGACGCTACCAATCCCTGGATCACGAAGTACATTTTCCCCGGCGGCTATATCCCCGCATTGTCCGAGGTGACCCGCGCGATCGAGCGTTCCGGACTGCTGGTATGCGACGTCGAAATTCTGCGGATGCATTACGCGGAAACGCTGAAAGCGTGGCGCGAACGTTTCGCGGCGCGGCGGGAAGAAGCCGTGCGGCTCTATGACGAGCGCTTTGCGCGAATGTGGGAGTTTTATCTCGCATGCTCGGAAATGTCGTTCCGCAAGCAGAACATGATGAACTTCCAGATCCAGCTCACCAAGCGTCAGGGCGTCGTGCCGATGACCCGGGACTACATCACGGGCGAGGAAGCCAAACTGCGCGGGATCGAGCCCGGCAAGCGGCCGCGCCTACAGATCGCGGGCGAATAG
- the alr gene encoding alanine racemase, giving the protein MNIVSDPKSIPGGSVLSPEANQAAALATFPGVLTVDLDAIIANWKKLEKTAVPAECAGVIKANAYGCGAGPVARALAAAGCKTFFVATLDEARAVRAAVPAVAIYVLGGFFQNTGDAYAKIDARPVIGDLNELAEWDVFCRRSGWAGGTAIHIDTGMNRLGLTVTEAQGIIPRINAGDHGITLVMSHLACAESLNHPTNARQLAAFREIASLFSGVPASLSNSSGIFLGAAFQFDMVRPGAALYGVNPTPEADNPMQPVVELKARIVQIRNVDKGETVGYGGTWTARRPTRLAVVSAGYADGYFRAGSSNDGTRGAEVMVAGKRCPIAGRISMDLIAIDVTDLEKNAARRGHMVTLIGEGITVDELAHHFGTIGYEVLTSLGSRYARIYKGGATTSEAAAEPAPATTEAPPTTPA; this is encoded by the coding sequence ATGAACATCGTGTCCGATCCGAAATCGATTCCGGGAGGCTCCGTCCTCTCGCCTGAGGCGAACCAGGCGGCGGCGCTGGCGACCTTCCCCGGCGTGCTCACCGTCGATCTCGACGCCATCATCGCCAACTGGAAGAAGCTCGAGAAGACCGCGGTGCCGGCCGAATGCGCCGGCGTCATCAAGGCGAACGCCTATGGCTGCGGCGCCGGGCCGGTGGCGCGCGCGCTCGCCGCCGCCGGCTGCAAGACCTTCTTCGTGGCGACCCTCGATGAAGCCCGCGCGGTCCGCGCGGCAGTGCCCGCCGTGGCGATCTATGTGCTCGGCGGCTTCTTCCAGAACACCGGCGATGCCTACGCCAAGATCGACGCCAGGCCCGTGATCGGCGATCTCAACGAGCTTGCGGAATGGGACGTGTTTTGCCGCCGCTCCGGCTGGGCCGGGGGTACGGCGATTCACATCGATACCGGCATGAACCGGCTCGGCCTGACGGTGACGGAAGCACAGGGTATCATTCCACGCATCAACGCCGGCGATCACGGCATCACGCTGGTCATGAGCCATCTCGCCTGCGCCGAGAGCCTCAATCATCCGACCAACGCCCGGCAGCTCGCGGCCTTCCGCGAGATCGCCAGCCTGTTTTCCGGCGTGCCGGCATCGCTGTCGAATTCGTCGGGGATCTTCCTCGGCGCGGCGTTCCAGTTCGACATGGTGCGGCCGGGTGCGGCGCTCTACGGCGTCAATCCGACGCCGGAGGCCGATAACCCGATGCAGCCGGTGGTCGAACTGAAAGCCCGCATCGTGCAGATCCGCAACGTCGACAAGGGCGAGACCGTCGGTTACGGCGGCACCTGGACCGCGCGGCGGCCGACCCGGCTCGCGGTCGTCTCGGCCGGCTATGCCGACGGCTATTTCCGCGCCGGCAGCAGCAATGACGGCACCCGCGGCGCCGAGGTGATGGTCGCGGGCAAGCGCTGCCCGATCGCCGGCCGCATCTCGATGGACCTGATCGCGATCGACGTCACCGACCTCGAGAAGAACGCCGCGCGGCGCGGCCACATGGTGACGCTGATCGGCGAAGGCATCACCGTCGATGAACTCGCGCACCATTTCGGCACCATCGGCTACGAGGTGCTGACCAGCCTCGGCTCGCGCTATGCGCGGATCTACAAGGGCGGTGCGACGACCAGCGAAGCGGCGGCCGAGCCGGCACCTGCGACGACCGAGGCACCCCCTACGACACCGGCCTGA
- the rpsR gene encoding 30S ribosomal protein S18 yields the protein MAEAGARRPFFRRRKTCPFTGPNAPKIDYKDSKLLMRYVSERGKIVPSRITAVSAKKQRELARAIKRSRFLGLLPYVIR from the coding sequence ATGGCTGAAGCTGGTGCACGCCGTCCGTTTTTCCGCCGCCGCAAGACCTGTCCGTTCACGGGTCCGAACGCGCCGAAGATCGATTACAAGGATTCCAAGCTGTTGATGCGTTACGTGTCCGAGCGCGGCAAGATCGTGCCGAGCCGCATCACCGCCGTATCCGCCAAGAAGCAGCGTGAACTCGCGCGCGCCATCAAGCGCTCGCGTTTCCTCGGACTGCTGCCTTATGTGATCCGCTAA
- a CDS encoding GNAT family N-acetyltransferase produces MKRMHNLEYHEVDAARWGDFERLFESRGGPKNCWCMVWRAGAKTTKGPDRKAAIQQYVSDDMPIGLLGYSEGEPVAWCSIAPRPTYRDLGGPNDAGERPEQVWSLVCFFIRRELRGQGLTKQVIEAAVQSAEKRGATVVEAYPVDPDSPSYRFMGYVQTFIAAGFREVGRAGTRRHVMRRELCR; encoded by the coding sequence ATGAAGCGCATGCATAATCTTGAGTATCACGAAGTAGATGCTGCACGCTGGGGAGATTTCGAGCGCTTGTTCGAGAGCCGGGGTGGACCAAAAAACTGCTGGTGCATGGTGTGGAGAGCCGGTGCCAAAACCACTAAGGGTCCAGATCGGAAAGCTGCAATACAGCAGTATGTCAGCGATGACATGCCAATCGGGTTGCTCGGCTATTCCGAAGGTGAGCCCGTTGCATGGTGCTCGATCGCCCCCAGGCCAACATACCGTGACCTTGGCGGTCCGAACGACGCTGGCGAACGTCCTGAACAAGTATGGTCGTTGGTTTGCTTTTTCATTCGTCGAGAGTTGCGCGGACAGGGACTGACGAAACAAGTCATCGAAGCAGCGGTGCAGAGCGCCGAGAAGCGTGGAGCGACCGTTGTCGAAGCGTATCCCGTTGATCCAGACTCGCCCAGCTATCGTTTTATGGGATACGTACAGACGTTTATAGCAGCAGGATTTCGTGAGGTCGGCCGAGCAGGAACTCGTCGGCATGTTATGCGACGGGAATTGTGCCGATAG
- a CDS encoding PaaI family thioesterase, with protein sequence MTGNPDPKPDLDFAGIATRIRDSVGRQGFMGHVGAELSDLARGSCTLAVDRRPELLQQHGLFHGGVTAFLVDNATTIAAATSRGQPALTAEYKLNLLSPASGERLICRARVIKPGRQVAVVAADVFCVIDGVEKHTATALASIAMLPGEVTARMPSPA encoded by the coding sequence ATGACGGGGAATCCCGACCCGAAGCCCGATTTGGACTTCGCTGGAATCGCAACGCGAATCCGCGACAGCGTCGGCCGTCAGGGTTTCATGGGCCATGTCGGCGCAGAACTGTCCGATCTCGCGCGTGGCTCCTGCACGCTCGCCGTCGACCGCCGGCCGGAACTGTTGCAGCAGCACGGCCTGTTCCATGGCGGTGTCACGGCATTCCTGGTCGACAACGCGACCACGATTGCGGCGGCCACGTCGCGCGGCCAGCCGGCGCTCACGGCGGAATACAAGTTGAATTTACTGTCGCCGGCTTCCGGCGAGCGCCTGATCTGCCGCGCGCGCGTAATCAAGCCCGGACGGCAGGTCGCGGTAGTCGCCGCCGACGTGTTCTGTGTCATCGATGGAGTCGAGAAACACACCGCCACCGCGCTGGCGTCGATTGCGATGCTGCCGGGAGAAGTGACGGCACGAATGCCAAGCCCGGCCTGA
- a CDS encoding replicative DNA helicase, which translates to MALTDSNVLKLAPDPGTPAYRSAPHNIEAEQSLLGAILVNNDAFYRVSDFLEPRHFFEPIHQTIFETGGSLIRMGKVATPVTLKTFLPADTDIGGMTVGQYLARLAAEATTIINAQDYGRTIYELALRRDLIRIGEDMVNVAFDAPVDFAPRAQIEDAERRLYELAESGRYDGGFQRFAQALTVAVDMAAKAFQRDGKLSGIATGLRDLDTKMGGLQASDLIIVAGRPGMGKTALATNIAYNVAKAHRAEIQADGTMKSVNGGVVGFFSCEMSAEQLATRILAEQTSIASSTIRRGGITESDFEKIRDYSIELQSLPLYVDETGGLSISQLTARARRLKRQKGLDLIVVDYIQLLQGSGKRGNDNRVQEVTEITTSLKALAKELNVPIIALSQLSRQVESRDDKRPQLSDLRESGSIEQDADVVMFVYREEYYLANKEPRVGTPEYEKWQLDMSLVHGKAEVIIGKQRHGPTGTVELAFEGQFTRFSDLAQDSHMPAQSY; encoded by the coding sequence ATGGCCCTGACTGATTCGAACGTCCTCAAGCTTGCGCCCGATCCGGGCACTCCGGCCTATCGGAGCGCACCGCACAATATCGAGGCGGAGCAGAGCCTGTTGGGCGCGATCCTGGTCAACAACGACGCCTTCTACCGGGTTTCGGACTTCCTCGAGCCGCGGCACTTCTTCGAGCCGATCCACCAGACCATTTTCGAGACGGGCGGCAGCCTGATTCGGATGGGCAAGGTCGCGACCCCCGTCACGCTGAAGACCTTCCTGCCGGCCGACACCGACATCGGCGGCATGACGGTCGGCCAATACCTCGCCCGCCTCGCCGCCGAAGCCACCACCATCATCAACGCCCAGGATTACGGGCGGACGATCTACGAACTGGCGCTGCGCCGCGACCTGATCCGGATCGGCGAGGACATGGTCAATGTCGCCTTCGACGCGCCGGTGGATTTTGCGCCGCGCGCGCAGATCGAGGATGCCGAGCGCAGGCTCTATGAACTGGCGGAATCCGGCCGCTATGACGGCGGCTTCCAGCGCTTCGCCCAGGCCCTTACCGTCGCCGTCGACATGGCGGCCAAGGCATTCCAGCGCGACGGCAAATTGTCGGGCATCGCAACGGGCCTGCGCGATCTCGACACCAAGATGGGCGGCCTGCAGGCCTCCGACCTGATCATCGTCGCCGGCCGTCCCGGCATGGGCAAGACCGCGCTCGCCACCAACATCGCCTACAACGTGGCGAAAGCGCATCGCGCCGAAATCCAGGCCGACGGCACCATGAAATCGGTCAATGGCGGCGTCGTCGGCTTCTTCTCCTGCGAAATGTCGGCCGAACAGCTCGCCACCCGTATTCTCGCCGAGCAGACCAGCATCGCCTCCAGCACGATCCGCCGCGGCGGCATCACCGAGAGCGACTTCGAAAAGATTCGCGACTACTCGATCGAACTGCAGTCGCTGCCGCTCTATGTCGACGAGACCGGCGGCCTGTCGATTTCGCAGCTCACCGCGCGCGCCCGCCGCCTGAAGCGGCAGAAGGGCCTCGATCTGATCGTGGTCGACTACATCCAGCTGCTGCAGGGCTCGGGCAAGCGCGGCAACGACAACCGCGTGCAGGAAGTCACCGAGATCACCACCAGCCTGAAGGCGCTGGCCAAGGAACTCAACGTTCCCATCATCGCGCTGTCGCAGCTCTCGCGTCAGGTCGAAAGCCGCGACGACAAGCGCCCGCAATTGTCGGACCTGCGCGAATCCGGCTCGATCGAGCAGGACGCCGACGTCGTGATGTTCGTCTATCGCGAGGAATATTACCTCGCCAACAAGGAGCCGCGCGTCGGCACGCCGGAATACGAAAAGTGGCAGCTCGACATGTCGCTGGTGCACGGCAAGGCCGAAGTCATCATCGGCAAGCAGCGCCACGGCCCCACCGGCACGGTGGAACTGGCGTTCGAGGGCCAGTTCACCCGCTTCAGCGATCTCGCGCAGGACAGCCATATGCCGGCGCAGAGCTACTGA
- the rplI gene encoding 50S ribosomal protein L9, whose amino-acid sequence MEVILLERVAKLGQMGEVVRVRDGYARNFLLKRNKALRATADNRAKFDGMKAELEARNLQAKGEATKVAEKIDGRNVVVLRQASETGQLFGSVSVRDIIASFEADGVAISRSQVMLDAPIKTIGKHNIAIAVHPEVEVSVTVTVARSADEAERINRGEDISTRQEDQDAAAEALAAAGEFFDPEAHRDEQPQEGAAS is encoded by the coding sequence ATGGAAGTCATTTTGCTGGAACGCGTCGCCAAGCTTGGCCAGATGGGCGAAGTCGTCCGCGTCAGGGACGGCTATGCCCGCAATTTCCTCTTGAAGCGCAACAAGGCGCTGCGCGCCACCGCGGACAACCGCGCGAAGTTCGACGGCATGAAGGCAGAACTCGAAGCCCGCAACCTGCAGGCCAAGGGCGAGGCGACCAAGGTCGCCGAGAAGATCGACGGCCGCAACGTCGTCGTACTCCGTCAGGCTTCTGAGACCGGCCAGTTGTTCGGCTCGGTGTCGGTTCGCGACATCATCGCCTCGTTCGAGGCGGATGGCGTCGCCATCAGCCGCAGCCAAGTCATGCTGGACGCGCCGATCAAGACCATCGGCAAGCACAACATCGCCATCGCCGTGCATCCGGAAGTCGAGGTCAGCGTCACCGTGACGGTCGCGCGCAGTGCCGACGAGGCCGAGCGCATCAATCGCGGCGAAGACATCTCGACGCGTCAGGAAGACCAGGACGCTGCCGCCGAGGCGCTTGCCGCCGCCGGCGAATTCTTCGATCCCGAAGCCCACCGCGACGAGCAGCCGCAGGAAGGCGCCGCCTCCTGA
- a CDS encoding TetR/AcrR family transcriptional regulator — protein sequence MAVREDLLAAGLAVFDRDGFEGATVAAIRTRARASNGSFFHFFGSKKELAGTLFLEVLQHYHAAVLAAIDAPCSAQEGIGRLIRAHLDWVVNSRREARYLFEISRSEWTEEVRDAQRTQNSRLAEGVERWRAPLIARGELLPMTSTLFFSQIVGPAQIFCRAWLSGRDRSDPRLQADILIACAIRALVAPEAIQQTGGTP from the coding sequence ATGGCTGTACGCGAGGATCTGCTGGCCGCCGGCTTGGCGGTGTTCGACCGTGACGGCTTCGAGGGGGCGACGGTGGCGGCCATTCGCACCCGCGCGCGGGCCTCGAACGGCAGCTTCTTCCATTTTTTCGGATCGAAGAAGGAACTGGCGGGCACGCTGTTTCTGGAAGTGCTGCAGCACTATCACGCCGCGGTGTTGGCTGCGATCGATGCGCCGTGCAGCGCGCAGGAGGGCATCGGCCGCCTGATCCGCGCGCATCTGGATTGGGTGGTGAACAGCCGCCGCGAGGCGCGCTATCTGTTCGAGATTTCGCGCAGCGAATGGACCGAAGAGGTCAGGGACGCGCAACGGACGCAGAATTCGCGCCTCGCCGAGGGCGTCGAACGCTGGCGCGCGCCACTGATTGCGCGCGGCGAATTGCTGCCGATGACCTCGACGCTGTTCTTCAGCCAGATCGTCGGACCCGCGCAGATTTTCTGTCGCGCCTGGCTGTCGGGCCGCGACCGCAGCGACCCAAGACTTCAGGCCGACATCCTGATCGCCTGCGCGATCCGCGCGCTGGTCGCGCCGGAAGCCATTCAACAGACCGGAGGCACGCCATGA